From Candidatus Manganitrophus morganii, the proteins below share one genomic window:
- a CDS encoding HAMP domain-containing histidine kinase, whose product MKWPGRFNILRGSPSRKMGYALALLATGSALFIKLAIGTLIESPPFLLFFAAVMISSWYGGLGPGLLATFLATLADVYFFFLPSQAFEVKSLDILMVGLFVLEAVIISVLSEVRLSALRQAGEINRLKSQFLSIVSHDLRTPLNAIIGYSSLLREPRVSENVAKREEMLERIHQNARIQLDLISNVLDLSRIETGRIEIQMERVDLSELIREILDTLEPLGTEKGLVVDFVDDPTAPAIRTDRGKVRQIFTNLIGNAIKFTERGSIRIRVIHLSSQKRLSVEISDTGIGISEEDLPHIFDQFYQAPAFKEAYGPGTGLGLSIVKRFVDLLGGSVEVVSKPGAGSTFTVRFPYELPPNL is encoded by the coding sequence ATGAAATGGCCCGGGAGATTCAACATCCTCAGGGGGAGCCCGTCTCGTAAGATGGGCTACGCCCTTGCCCTTCTGGCGACCGGATCGGCGCTGTTTATCAAACTGGCGATCGGCACCTTAATCGAGTCGCCCCCATTTCTTCTTTTCTTTGCAGCGGTCATGATCAGCTCCTGGTACGGCGGGCTGGGCCCGGGATTGCTGGCGACGTTTTTGGCGACGCTGGCCGACGTTTACTTCTTTTTTCTTCCCTCTCAAGCATTTGAGGTAAAAAGTCTCGATATTTTGATGGTCGGCTTATTTGTGTTGGAGGCGGTGATCATCAGCGTGTTGAGCGAGGTGCGGCTTTCGGCCCTGCGGCAGGCTGGAGAGATCAACCGTCTCAAATCTCAATTCCTCTCGATTGTTTCCCACGATCTTCGCACGCCGCTGAATGCCATCATCGGCTACAGCAGCCTCTTAAGAGAGCCGCGCGTAAGTGAGAACGTCGCCAAACGGGAAGAGATGCTCGAAAGAATTCACCAGAATGCCCGGATACAACTTGATTTGATCAGCAACGTTCTCGATCTCAGCCGAATCGAAACCGGAAGGATCGAGATCCAAATGGAGCGGGTCGATCTCTCCGAGCTGATTCGGGAGATCCTCGATACGCTGGAACCGCTGGGGACGGAAAAAGGGCTGGTCGTCGACTTTGTTGATGATCCGACCGCGCCCGCGATCCGGACCGATCGAGGGAAGGTGAGACAGATCTTCACCAATTTGATCGGCAACGCCATCAAGTTTACAGAACGGGGATCGATCCGGATCCGGGTCATTCATCTTTCTTCCCAAAAGCGGCTTTCCGTGGAGATCAGCGATACCGGAATCGGAATTTCCGAGGAAGATCTCCCCCATATCTTTGACCAGTTCTATCAAGCGCCTGCCTTTAAAGAAGCATATGGTCCAGGCACGGGATTGGGGCTGTCGATTGTAAAGCGCTTTGTCGATCTTCTCGGAGGAAGCGTCGAAGTCGTCAGCAAACCGGGCGCCGGCTCTACCTTCACCGTCCGCTTCCCATACGAGCTGCCGCCGAATCTTTAA
- a CDS encoding IPT/TIG domain-containing protein produces the protein MKKVWIVWSAVLFSLFLITGCGSLSQGSAESADPAAPIVTGVSPTEAKVGEEIRVTGERFGTGQGNSSLIVGGAAATQIVSWSDTEIIAVVPEDASSGSVKVVIGGAESSPGFLAVLWTQGNPENVAISAAASDQQSPQAVSDGIGGMIIAWMDIRSGTSFDIYAQRVNGSGTVQWTSDGVPISTVAGSQQHPQIISDGAGGAIITWQDDRDGNLDIYAQRINRDGVVQWAVDGIAVAAGGHAEFSPQIVLDGAGGAIIAWQDDRNGKIDVYAHRVNANGAVQWATGGVVVSTAATNKFFFRLISDGAGGAVLVWQDDRGGDWDLYAQRINRNGAVRWSADGVAVSIAANTQGAPQLVSDGTGGAIIVWQDDRDGAWDVYAQRVNGSGTAAWTADGVIISNAANDQLAPRPVSDGAGGAIMTWQDGSGQTVFDVRAQRVDGSGAAHWAAGGVVISSAPDIQGMPQLETDSAGGAIIAWQDLRGGSWDLYAQRVNEVGEVQWSIDGVAISTAPGDQKVPLLISDGAGGAAVVWEDSRNGTDAIPSWDIYAQGITAGGKQ, from the coding sequence ATGAAAAAAGTTTGGATCGTCTGGAGCGCGGTTTTATTCAGCCTGTTTCTCATAACGGGGTGTGGAAGCCTCTCGCAAGGATCGGCGGAAAGCGCCGATCCCGCCGCGCCGATCGTGACCGGCGTCAGCCCAACGGAGGCCAAGGTCGGAGAAGAAATCCGGGTGACGGGAGAGCGGTTCGGAACCGGCCAGGGAAACAGCAGCCTAATCGTCGGCGGCGCGGCGGCGACGCAGATCGTGAGCTGGAGCGATACGGAAATTATCGCCGTTGTGCCCGAGGACGCGTCGAGCGGATCGGTGAAGGTGGTGATCGGCGGAGCGGAAAGCAGCCCCGGGTTTCTGGCGGTCTTGTGGACCCAAGGAAATCCGGAGAATGTGGCGATCTCGGCGGCGGCGAGCGACCAACAATCTCCCCAAGCGGTCTCCGACGGCATCGGCGGGATGATCATCGCCTGGATGGATATTCGCAGCGGGACGAGTTTCGATATCTATGCCCAACGCGTGAACGGGAGCGGGACAGTGCAATGGACGAGTGACGGCGTCCCCATCTCGACCGTGGCGGGCAGCCAACAGCACCCCCAGATCATCTCGGACGGCGCCGGCGGCGCCATCATCACCTGGCAAGATGACCGCGATGGAAATTTAGACATCTATGCCCAGCGGATTAATAGAGACGGCGTCGTGCAATGGGCGGTCGATGGGATCGCCGTCGCGGCAGGGGGGCACGCCGAGTTCTCCCCCCAGATCGTCCTGGACGGCGCCGGCGGAGCGATCATTGCCTGGCAGGATGATCGCAACGGAAAGATAGATGTCTATGCCCATCGGGTCAATGCGAACGGAGCCGTCCAGTGGGCAACCGGGGGTGTCGTCGTCTCCACCGCGGCGACGAACAAATTCTTTTTCCGCTTGATCTCTGATGGCGCCGGAGGGGCCGTCCTCGTCTGGCAAGACGATCGGGGCGGAGATTGGGACCTCTACGCGCAGCGGATCAATCGAAACGGCGCAGTCCGATGGTCCGCCGACGGCGTCGCTGTTTCCATTGCGGCGAATACCCAGGGCGCGCCTCAGCTCGTTTCGGACGGCACAGGCGGGGCGATTATCGTCTGGCAGGATGATCGTGATGGAGCGTGGGACGTCTACGCGCAGCGGGTGAATGGAAGCGGAACAGCCGCGTGGACCGCCGACGGGGTGATCATTTCAAATGCGGCCAATGACCAACTCGCTCCCCGGCCGGTGTCGGATGGCGCGGGCGGGGCGATCATGACCTGGCAGGATGGTTCCGGCCAAACCGTTTTTGATGTCCGCGCCCAGCGGGTCGACGGGAGCGGGGCGGCACACTGGGCCGCCGGCGGTGTTGTCATCTCCTCTGCCCCCGACATTCAGGGGATGCCTCAGTTGGAGACAGACAGCGCGGGCGGAGCAATCATCGCTTGGCAGGATCTTCGCGGCGGAAGTTGGGATCTCTATGCCCAGCGGGTGAATGAGGTCGGAGAGGTGCAATGGAGCATCGACGGTGTTGCGATCTCCACCGCGCCGGGCGACCAGAAAGTCCCCCTGCTGATTTCGGACGGCGCCGGCGGGGCGGCCGTCGTCTGGGAAGATTCTCGCAATGGAACCGACGCAATCCCAAGCTGGGACATCTATGCTCAGGGAATCACCGCCGGCGGGAAACAATAA
- a CDS encoding RDD family protein has product MGQIQPIFYILAVIAVVAVFFFWFMERKAVTENSDRTAVIGFWKRFVSDVLDAFLLGLLGFMLFFLAPVFNILGEKGWWIGLVVTFLYAGISQSAIGNGQSLAKRLLGIQVIKRDGTFMSLSESFLRYSVLAFIAYGGWILAGLTASFPFLKQDWFLTFFGLIQMVCFLGVVLIVPVHPLKQGLHDLLVNTVVVRVGSFTPERIEALRDVRKERRAYVIIFVMVALLVMAAGTIKIFFTDTDTLSKLFETSRRIEEVTSFQNIGFEFKVNSGELVLKGFLPVSKFNDKDVLQAEVKKAVDLVMTDRPVQKDFVLTFQVRTGYNIGITSRYNTQVFRFSSKDLGQRKTIKFRARTSFVVTPVSFNH; this is encoded by the coding sequence ATGGGTCAAATTCAACCAATATTTTATATCCTTGCTGTAATTGCGGTCGTTGCCGTCTTCTTCTTTTGGTTTATGGAGAGAAAAGCGGTGACAGAGAACTCTGACCGGACGGCCGTCATTGGCTTTTGGAAACGCTTTGTCTCGGATGTATTAGATGCCTTTTTACTGGGGCTTCTCGGTTTTATGCTCTTTTTCCTGGCTCCCGTTTTTAACATTCTTGGAGAGAAAGGCTGGTGGATTGGACTCGTTGTGACCTTCCTTTATGCGGGCATTTCACAGTCTGCCATTGGAAATGGTCAGAGCCTAGCCAAACGGTTGCTCGGTATTCAGGTAATCAAGCGAGACGGAACGTTCATGTCGCTCTCTGAGTCTTTTTTACGATATTCCGTTTTAGCGTTTATTGCTTATGGAGGTTGGATATTAGCCGGGCTTACAGCTAGCTTCCCATTTCTTAAACAAGATTGGTTCTTGACGTTTTTTGGATTAATCCAGATGGTCTGTTTTTTGGGGGTGGTGTTGATCGTACCGGTCCACCCTTTGAAGCAGGGGCTGCACGATCTTCTTGTCAATACAGTCGTGGTGAGAGTAGGTTCGTTTACCCCAGAGAGAATTGAAGCGTTGAGAGATGTTCGAAAGGAACGACGAGCTTATGTCATTATTTTTGTAATGGTTGCACTCCTCGTTATGGCAGCAGGCACCATCAAGATCTTTTTCACTGATACGGACACACTCTCAAAATTGTTTGAAACTTCTCGGCGCATCGAAGAAGTAACCTCTTTTCAAAATATCGGTTTCGAATTCAAAGTGAATTCGGGAGAACTGGTTTTAAAAGGTTTTCTGCCGGTATCTAAGTTTAATGATAAAGATGTATTGCAAGCAGAGGTCAAAAAAGCAGTCGATCTGGTTATGACAGACCGTCCGGTACAGAAGGACTTCGTTCTGACCTTTCAGGTAAGAACGGGTTACAACATTGGAATTACCTCACGTTACAACACACAAGTATTCCGATTCTCCTCGAAAGATCTAGGGCAAAGGAAAACGATTAAATTCAGAGCAAGAACTTCTTTTGTCGTGACGCCTGTCTCTTTTAATCATTAA
- a CDS encoding CBS domain-containing protein, translating into MQVKEIMTQDVEVIRPEATLQEAAEKMQERKIGVLPVCDGDRVVGMLSDKDVNIRTVGDDPTQTKVQDAMLSDVVYCFEDAEVEEAAKLMQEKQLRRLVVLSREKRLAGIVSLADLAGRYK; encoded by the coding sequence ATGCAGGTGAAAGAAATTATGACACAGGATGTCGAGGTGATCCGCCCCGAAGCGACCCTTCAAGAAGCGGCTGAAAAGATGCAGGAGCGGAAGATCGGCGTCTTGCCGGTGTGTGATGGAGATCGTGTCGTGGGGATGCTCAGCGATAAAGATGTCAACATCCGGACGGTGGGAGACGATCCAACCCAAACCAAAGTCCAAGACGCCATGTTATCGGATGTCGTCTACTGTTTCGAAGATGCAGAGGTGGAAGAAGCGGCCAAGCTGATGCAGGAGAAGCAGCTTCGGCGGCTGGTGGTCCTCAGCCGAGAGAAGCGGCTGGCCGGAATTGTCTCGCTGGCCGATCTGGCCGGCCGGTACAAATAA
- a CDS encoding HdeD family acid-resistance protein, translating to MFNLLTRNWWLLIVRGILAILFGVLAFIRPEITLATVVLFFGAYVFVDGIFSIILAMGGWDYIDDYWLLLLQGIVGVGIGLLTFWAPGITALSLVFYIAAWSLVVGVLQIVGAVRLRREIEGEWWLVLSGVVSVLFAGILMWNPVAGAIGLLWAIAIYAVIYGVIQIVLGFRVHGLRGQLRRAEA from the coding sequence ATGTTTAATCTTTTGACGCGCAACTGGTGGCTGCTCATCGTTCGGGGAATCTTGGCGATTCTCTTCGGTGTGCTGGCATTCATCCGGCCGGAGATTACTCTGGCTACAGTCGTTCTATTTTTTGGCGCTTATGTTTTTGTAGACGGGATCTTTTCGATTATTTTAGCCATGGGCGGTTGGGACTATATCGATGATTATTGGCTGCTCCTGCTGCAGGGGATTGTCGGCGTCGGCATCGGACTGCTCACCTTCTGGGCGCCTGGAATCACGGCGCTCAGTCTGGTGTTTTACATCGCGGCCTGGAGCCTGGTTGTGGGCGTCCTCCAGATTGTGGGGGCCGTTCGTCTAAGAAGAGAGATCGAAGGGGAGTGGTGGCTGGTGCTGAGCGGTGTGGTGTCCGTTCTCTTCGCCGGAATTTTAATGTGGAACCCCGTCGCGGGGGCCATCGGACTTCTCTGGGCCATCGCGATTTATGCCGTTATTTATGGGGTCATTCAAATCGTGCTCGGCTTCAGAGTTCACGGCTTGCGTGGACAGCTGAGGAGGGCGGAGGCGTAG
- the msrA gene encoding peptide-methionine (S)-S-oxide reductase MsrA: MKTFGLKAAGWVMGLWMVIVPMAAHPSENAAAPGARTEIATFAGGCFWCMVPPFDQLKGVVSVTSGYTGGHVENPTYEQVTGGRTGHTEAVQIVYDPNLIGYDKLLAIFWLNIDPVAVNRQFCDSGEQYRSEIFYHGETQKRLAEESKAAIEKSGRFREPIATKITAASEFYPAEDYHQDFYKKSPVRYKFYRYLCGRDQRLEELWGKAQAGH, encoded by the coding sequence ATGAAAACATTCGGTTTAAAAGCGGCGGGGTGGGTGATGGGGTTGTGGATGGTCATTGTCCCGATGGCCGCGCACCCGTCGGAAAATGCCGCGGCGCCGGGCGCCCGGACGGAGATTGCGACCTTCGCCGGGGGCTGTTTTTGGTGCATGGTCCCCCCCTTCGATCAGCTCAAGGGGGTGGTTTCCGTGACGTCCGGCTATACCGGCGGCCACGTCGAGAATCCGACCTATGAGCAGGTCACAGGCGGGAGAACGGGACACACCGAAGCGGTGCAGATTGTCTATGATCCGAATCTCATCGGTTACGACAAATTGCTGGCGATCTTCTGGCTGAATATCGATCCGGTCGCGGTCAACCGGCAGTTTTGCGATTCCGGGGAGCAGTACCGGAGCGAAATTTTCTATCACGGCGAGACGCAGAAGCGCCTGGCGGAGGAGTCGAAAGCGGCCATCGAAAAATCGGGGCGCTTTCGAGAGCCGATCGCGACGAAGATCACCGCCGCCTCCGAATTCTATCCGGCGGAGGATTATCACCAGGATTTCTATAAAAAGAGTCCGGTCCGCTACAAGTTTTATCGTTATCTTTGCGGACGGGATCAGCGTCTCGAGGAATTGTGGGGGAAGGCTCAGGCCGGCCACTGA
- a CDS encoding MBL fold metallo-hydrolase → MANLKRRLATNVAGNFFVDATCINCDTCRQLAPKSFKEEGDYSAVARQPEGDAELLQAYQALLACPVGSIGTERSDKPRLQEAMKSFPLLLEDGVYYNGFNSEKSFGGNSYFIRHPDGNWLVDSPRYVGRLINAFEEMGGIRTIFLTHEDDVADSARYAEHFGATRIIHRADAAASPGAERVVDGEEPIVVSEAFQIIPVPGHTEGSMALLYDRRFLFSGDHLWWDPERRALSAPERLVWDGERLLTSVAKLLDHAFEWVLPGHGDRIRLTAVEAAAHLERLLERRRAMGR, encoded by the coding sequence ATGGCCAACTTGAAGAGGCGATTAGCAACCAATGTGGCAGGAAACTTCTTCGTCGACGCCACCTGCATCAATTGCGATACCTGCCGGCAGCTGGCTCCAAAGAGCTTCAAAGAAGAGGGGGACTATTCGGCGGTGGCGCGCCAGCCGGAGGGAGACGCGGAGCTGCTTCAGGCGTATCAAGCGCTCTTGGCCTGCCCGGTCGGATCGATCGGCACGGAGCGGAGCGACAAACCGCGGCTGCAAGAGGCGATGAAAAGTTTCCCGCTCCTTCTGGAAGACGGGGTCTACTATAACGGATTCAACTCGGAGAAGTCGTTCGGCGGGAACAGCTACTTCATCCGCCATCCCGACGGAAACTGGCTGGTCGATTCCCCCCGGTACGTGGGGCGCCTGATCAATGCATTCGAGGAGATGGGGGGAATTCGCACCATTTTTCTGACGCATGAGGATGATGTCGCCGATTCGGCCCGTTACGCCGAGCATTTCGGGGCGACGCGCATCATCCACCGGGCCGACGCTGCGGCTTCGCCGGGGGCGGAGCGGGTCGTGGATGGAGAAGAGCCGATTGTGGTTTCGGAGGCGTTTCAGATCATTCCGGTTCCGGGGCATACCGAGGGGAGCATGGCGCTGCTTTATGATCGGCGGTTTCTCTTTTCGGGCGATCATCTCTGGTGGGACCCCGAACGGAGGGCGCTCAGCGCTCCGGAACGGCTGGTGTGGGACGGGGAGCGCCTGTTGACGTCGGTCGCCAAGCTGCTCGACCATGCGTTCGAATGGGTGCTGCCGGGCCACGGCGACCGCATCCGCCTCACCGCCGTCGAAGCGGCGGCGCACTTAGAGCGTCTGCTCGAGCGCCGTCGCGCGATGGGGCGATAA
- a CDS encoding cyclic nucleotide-binding domain-containing protein — protein sequence MATKTTVEDLKQFPLFSQLTVDELRYLIQKVEEREYKKNEVIYKEEDLPGILYLVQRGSVEITKKTPSGHRQVIATVPSGQFFGELSFFVSRRHASRAKVTADGLVLLLHRFVYDEMEKEQPALVHQLLKEIILKMSANLDAMNDLFLQTINYTFYGGGKAGTVEED from the coding sequence ATGGCAACCAAAACAACCGTTGAAGATCTGAAACAGTTCCCCCTTTTTTCACAGTTGACGGTCGATGAGCTCCGGTATCTTATCCAGAAGGTGGAAGAGCGGGAGTATAAGAAAAATGAAGTCATCTATAAAGAAGAGGACCTCCCGGGCATTTTGTATTTGGTTCAGCGAGGGTCGGTGGAGATCACAAAGAAGACCCCCAGCGGCCATCGGCAGGTCATCGCGACCGTTCCCTCCGGACAATTCTTCGGAGAGCTCTCCTTCTTCGTGAGCCGGCGGCATGCGTCCCGGGCAAAAGTCACCGCGGACGGTTTGGTGCTTCTGCTCCATCGGTTCGTTTACGACGAGATGGAGAAAGAGCAGCCCGCGCTGGTCCATCAGCTCTTGAAAGAGATCATCTTGAAGATGAGTGCCAATCTGGACGCGATGAACGACCTCTTCCTGCAGACGATCAACTACACCTTTTATGGGGGCGGCAAGGCGGGAACGGTCGAGGAGGATTAA
- a CDS encoding ABC transporter ATP-binding protein: MELNVDLHYPLPKGGGLQAHFSVPLDSPRIVVLFGPSGSGKSTLLHCLAGLLQPGRGEIRHGDTIWFDASQGISLPPQRRSVGLLFQDYPLFPHLTVQENIAYGLRRWNRAESERSVRGWIDRFQLGGKENRFPAALSGGEQQRVALARALAPKPRLLLLDEPFSALDLRTRALARAEVRRWVEEERATALVVTHDIVDAMTLGEDLIILSEGVILQRGRPLDIFSRPASPEVAKIVGVENLLPAQVILASEERVILEVGKGRIIAVGEAPPGGRCFVSVRAEEVILERGAPAQSSARNRLVGFIQECIPVGAQVRVVIDCGFSLTALVTRQAVEELSLRPGAEITAVIKASSVHLIPTE, from the coding sequence GTGGAACTGAACGTTGATCTCCACTATCCCCTCCCGAAGGGCGGGGGTCTGCAGGCCCATTTTTCCGTTCCGCTCGATTCTCCCCGGATCGTTGTTCTCTTCGGCCCGTCGGGGAGCGGCAAGAGCACACTGCTCCATTGTCTGGCGGGACTTCTTCAGCCGGGGCGGGGAGAGATCCGGCATGGCGACACGATTTGGTTCGATGCGTCGCAAGGGATCTCACTTCCGCCGCAGCGGCGTTCGGTCGGTCTTCTCTTCCAGGACTACCCTCTCTTTCCCCATCTCACCGTTCAAGAAAATATCGCCTATGGCCTGCGCCGGTGGAACCGTGCGGAGAGCGAGCGGTCGGTCCGCGGTTGGATCGACCGGTTTCAGCTGGGCGGAAAGGAGAATCGATTTCCGGCGGCCCTCTCCGGAGGAGAGCAGCAGCGGGTGGCCCTGGCGCGGGCGCTTGCGCCCAAGCCGCGTTTATTGTTGCTCGATGAGCCGTTCTCCGCGCTCGATCTTCGCACGCGGGCGCTTGCTCGCGCTGAGGTGCGGCGATGGGTTGAGGAGGAGCGGGCGACGGCATTGGTCGTCACCCATGACATCGTTGATGCGATGACGTTGGGAGAAGATTTGATCATTCTCTCGGAAGGGGTGATTCTTCAACGGGGCCGCCCGCTCGACATTTTCAGCAGACCGGCCAGTCCCGAGGTGGCAAAGATCGTCGGGGTGGAGAACCTGTTGCCCGCGCAGGTGATCCTTGCTTCGGAAGAGCGGGTGATACTGGAGGTCGGAAAAGGACGAATCATCGCCGTCGGAGAGGCGCCCCCCGGCGGTCGTTGTTTCGTTTCGGTCCGCGCCGAGGAGGTGATCCTGGAGCGGGGTGCGCCGGCCCAGAGCAGCGCGCGCAATCGCCTCGTCGGCTTCATACAAGAGTGCATTCCAGTCGGCGCGCAGGTCCGCGTGGTGATCGATTGCGGCTTCTCCCTGACGGCGCTAGTGACCCGTCAAGCGGTGGAGGAACTCTCTCTCCGGCCGGGCGCGGAGATCACGGCGGTGATCAAAGCCTCCTCGGTTCACCTGATTCCGACGGAATGA
- the modB gene encoding molybdate ABC transporter permease subunit, giving the protein MNWEALRLSVELALLTSVFLLLLGIPLAHWIVLSKWRWKFLVEAVVALPIVLPPTVLGFYLLVAFGQNSPLGAFYESIAGTTLPFTFGGLLVASILYSLPFAVQPLATAFAGVNPRLVQSSWVLGESRWRTFLRIVLPLSKSGIITAFVLSFAHTLGEFGVVLMVGGNIPGVTRTLSIDLYDQVQALNYRSAGETALFLLILSFFFLSIVTYMNRKRQGAAGGTER; this is encoded by the coding sequence ATGAATTGGGAGGCGCTCCGGCTCTCAGTGGAGTTGGCGTTGCTGACCTCGGTCTTCCTTCTCTTGTTAGGGATTCCGTTGGCCCATTGGATCGTCCTCTCTAAATGGCGCTGGAAGTTCTTGGTGGAGGCGGTGGTCGCCCTTCCGATCGTTCTCCCGCCGACCGTTCTCGGCTTTTATCTTTTGGTGGCGTTCGGCCAAAACAGTCCGCTCGGCGCTTTTTATGAGTCGATCGCCGGCACCACCTTGCCGTTTACTTTCGGCGGCCTTTTGGTCGCCTCCATTCTTTATTCTCTCCCCTTTGCGGTGCAGCCTCTGGCGACGGCCTTCGCGGGGGTGAATCCCCGGCTTGTCCAAAGCTCGTGGGTGCTCGGCGAGTCGCGTTGGAGGACCTTTCTTCGGATCGTCCTGCCGCTGTCGAAAAGCGGAATCATCACCGCGTTCGTCCTCAGCTTCGCGCATACCCTGGGGGAGTTCGGCGTTGTCCTGATGGTCGGCGGAAATATTCCGGGGGTGACGCGAACGTTGTCGATCGATCTTTACGATCAGGTCCAGGCGCTCAATTATCGGTCGGCGGGAGAGACGGCCCTTTTTCTCCTGATCCTCTCGTTTTTTTTCCTCTCCATCGTGACTTATATGAACCGAAAGCGACAAGGAGCAGCGGGTGGAACTGAACGTTGA